The genomic region GAAGCTGTGGTCACCACCTCATGGGGCAGCCAGAGCGATTGGTCGAAGATGAGCCTGCTGAGCAGTTTTCACAACGAAACCTTCGGCGGCGAGAAGTTTTTCCAGCTGCTTGAGCGCATGTCGAGGGACCCCATCAAGCACCTGGCGATGCTGGAACTGATGTACCTGTGCCTGTCACTCGGGTTCGAGGGCAAATACCGGGTCATGGAGCGTGGGTTGTTGCAGCTTGAGCAGATTCGAGACGCGCTGTATCGGCAGATCCGGCATGTGCGGGGCGACTCCCCGCCGGCCTGCGCGCCGACACCCAGGCCGGAGCAGCCTCGCCAGAAACGACTGAGGGTCGTGCCGGCCACCTGGATTGCGGTGTTTGTCATCGCCAGCCTGTTGACCCTGTATGCGGGATTTGTCTGGGTACTGGGCCAGCATCGCGAGACCGTGCTGCAACCGTATCAACTCGTGGCGCCGGATATTACCCGGACGCCCCTCTAACGCAGGGAGCAACACATGAACGCATTCTTCAGGAGCGCGGGCACCGTGCTGGGCAGGATTTGGGTGTGGAGCCTGTTGCTGGTGTTCGCGGTCGCGATGGCCGTGTGGTTCCTCGGGCCATTATTGGCCGTCGATGACTATCGATTCTGGCAAGCAGCGGCGGCGCGCTTGCTGACGATCAGCGGCCTGTTTTTGTTGTGGGGCCTGGCGATGGTCTATGCCAATTGGCGCCGCATGGCCCGGCAAGGGTCCGTCGACGGTGTTGAGCCGAACCCACGAAAAGGGCGGGTTGAAAACGAGCAGCGGCACCTGCGCGGTCGGTTCAAGGACGCCCTGCACACCCTGAAAAACTCCAGGATTTATGGCGAACGCAGCTTGCGTTGGCGCAATGCATTGCCGTGGTATTTGCTGATTGGCAAGGAAGGCAGTGGCAAGTCCCGGATGTTGGCGGCCAGTGGCGTGCAGTTGCTCCAGGATC from Pseudomonas yamanorum harbors:
- the icmH gene encoding type IVB secretion system protein IcmH/DotU — protein: MDREYPQDEKTVLLDRQGRGPAQGPLTDFASPPRFEQLEDRMIYAARLQGVEHFNVGLNTLVAPAWALLSEVVRLKGSTAQESLRALNERLSCAVTLFETRARHDGAQSSEVMAARYVLCSVIDEAVVTTSWGSQSDWSKMSLLSSFHNETFGGEKFFQLLERMSRDPIKHLAMLELMYLCLSLGFEGKYRVMERGLLQLEQIRDALYRQIRHVRGDSPPACAPTPRPEQPRQKRLRVVPATWIAVFVIASLLTLYAGFVWVLGQHRETVLQPYQLVAPDITRTPL